Proteins from a genomic interval of Candidatus Bipolaricaulota bacterium:
- a CDS encoding carbohydrate kinase family protein, translating to MTRIVVLGDVNLDVSVLLPGAIPRGGEVRTAITNSFGGAAVNFARAAARDGAEVALIGCIGNDPIGDAMLSILERDGIESHLKRVALPTGTIISLVDGAERTMLCSRGANDGLDGSFIDPAWFEGAAHLHLSGYALLSRSQAQAACKAISIANEQGMSISLTAPPANLIAQFGVRKFLAAVGSIDWLFLNLSEGRVITGAVVPDEIVTALAARFPVGVLTLGPDGSLAWAEGSRDRVKGNPIEDVDTTGAGDAFAAGFVVSYLGEHDLGRANRRGTAVSRSLLQSRISSV from the coding sequence ATGACCCGGATCGTCGTCCTCGGCGACGTCAACCTCGACGTATCCGTCCTTCTCCCTGGGGCGATCCCGCGGGGAGGCGAGGTCCGCACTGCGATCACAAACTCCTTCGGCGGTGCGGCGGTCAACTTTGCCCGTGCTGCCGCCCGAGACGGGGCGGAGGTGGCCCTGATCGGGTGTATCGGGAATGACCCGATCGGGGATGCCATGCTGTCCATCCTCGAGAGGGATGGGATCGAATCTCACTTAAAGCGGGTCGCCCTCCCCACCGGAACGATCATCTCCCTCGTCGACGGAGCGGAGCGGACGATGCTCTGCTCGCGCGGGGCAAACGACGGACTCGACGGGTCGTTCATCGATCCCGCCTGGTTCGAGGGCGCTGCTCACCTTCATCTGTCTGGATACGCGCTGCTCTCGCGGTCTCAGGCACAAGCCGCCTGTAAAGCGATTTCTATCGCCAATGAGCAGGGAATGAGCATTTCCTTGACTGCCCCGCCGGCGAACTTGATCGCCCAGTTTGGGGTGCGGAAATTCCTCGCCGCCGTGGGATCGATCGATTGGCTATTTCTCAACCTATCCGAAGGACGGGTGATCACCGGGGCTGTCGTTCCTGATGAGATCGTCACGGCGCTCGCCGCCCGGTTCCCGGTGGGGGTGCTCACCCTGGGACCGGACGGGAGCTTGGCCTGGGCCGAAGGATCGCGTGACCGCGTGAAAGGAAACCCAATCGAAGACGTCGATACAACCGGAGCGGGCGATGCGTTCGCCGCCGGGTTCGTGGTCAGTTATCTGGGCGAGCACGACC
- a CDS encoding BtpA/SgcQ family protein — translation MEPFGCEKPLIGMIHLPPLPGAPRYRGEGIDSILAAARRDLRALTAGGADGAIVENMGDTPFSKHAPKETIAAMTVVVQKLVEEAQIPIGVNVLRNDGLAALAIAAATGARFIRVNVFCGVAFTDQGVIEGEARTLIAARARLGVDVKILADVHVKHAAHLTTIEEAALDAARNGPDGLIITGIGTGKRTPPEKLQAVKQVTDLPVLIGSGVRIDNLSTYRDADGFIVGTSLKEDGRLDAPIDPARVQALAEAIAGLR, via the coding sequence ATGGAACCATTTGGATGTGAAAAACCACTCATCGGGATGATCCACCTCCCACCGCTTCCCGGGGCACCCCGTTATCGGGGGGAGGGAATAGACTCGATCCTCGCCGCCGCCCGCCGTGACCTGCGCGCACTGACGGCAGGAGGGGCGGATGGAGCGATCGTGGAGAACATGGGGGATACTCCATTTTCCAAGCACGCTCCCAAGGAGACGATTGCCGCGATGACGGTGGTAGTGCAGAAACTGGTAGAGGAGGCGCAGATCCCGATCGGGGTGAACGTGCTGCGCAACGACGGGCTTGCTGCCCTGGCGATCGCCGCGGCCACCGGGGCACGGTTCATCCGGGTGAACGTCTTCTGCGGAGTGGCGTTCACCGACCAGGGGGTGATCGAGGGAGAGGCGCGCACCTTGATCGCAGCGCGAGCCCGCCTTGGAGTCGACGTGAAGATCCTCGCCGATGTGCATGTCAAGCATGCCGCCCACCTAACCACCATCGAGGAGGCGGCTCTCGATGCGGCGCGTAATGGCCCAGACGGCTTGATCATCACCGGGATCGGGACCGGTAAGCGCACCCCGCCGGAGAAGCTGCAGGCGGTGAAGCAGGTGACCGATCTTCCGGTTTTGATCGGGAGTGGAGTGCGGATCGACAACCTCTCCACCTACCGCGACGCGGACGGGTTCATCGTCGGAACCTCGTTGAAGGAGGATGGACGCCTCGACGCCCCGATCGATCCGGCCCGAGTCCAGGCCCTCGCCGAGGCGATCGCTGGATTGAGATGA
- the nikR gene encoding nickel-responsive transcriptional regulator NikR, with protein sequence MGKLVRFSVSIEEELLAAFDRLIRTRGYTNRSEAVRDAIRGQLVHREWEEGEEVAGVITLLYDHHRPGIGEALTELQHHALPQVIASTHIHLDETNCLEFIAVKGEAKSISRLADRLISLKGVKHGELTATSTGKKIV encoded by the coding sequence GTGGGGAAGCTCGTTCGATTCAGCGTTTCCATCGAGGAGGAGCTGCTCGCCGCGTTCGACCGTCTGATCCGAACGCGCGGGTATACCAACCGCTCAGAGGCGGTGCGGGACGCGATTCGGGGGCAGCTCGTGCATCGCGAGTGGGAGGAGGGGGAAGAGGTCGCCGGGGTAATCACGCTCCTCTACGACCACCACCGTCCCGGGATCGGGGAGGCACTCACCGAGCTGCAGCACCACGCCCTGCCGCAGGTGATCGCGAGCACGCACATCCACCTCGATGAGACAAACTGCCTCGAGTTCATCGCGGTAAAAGGGGAGGCGAAATCGATCTCCCGCCTCGCCGACCGGTTGATCAGTCTGAAGGGAGTCAAGCACGGCGAGCTCACCGCCACCTCCACCGGGAAGAAGATCGTATGA
- a CDS encoding zinc ABC transporter substrate-binding protein — protein MKKLLLGIMLAAAFGLGGAAAVPTVVATHAVFGEFAQAVGGDLINVVTIIPSGFCPAHYDLRPSDVRAVADASLLIYSGFEPWMDTLRSALGSSAKVVQLKGDWNTPDGAAEKVDAIAAALSELLPDAQDALAANAAAYKARLAQIATELKKRADELGTASIPVICMQWQVPFVSWLGFDIVATYGVPEGLSMQDLVRLARVGKENRVRLVIDNLQSGIDFGAKLAQEVGAVHVVLSNFPGAMPHTATVLDLFVRNADSLFSAIAPIPGE, from the coding sequence ATGAAGAAGTTATTGCTGGGAATCATGCTGGCAGCGGCATTCGGCCTCGGGGGAGCGGCCGCCGTCCCTACGGTCGTTGCCACCCACGCTGTGTTCGGGGAGTTCGCGCAAGCGGTCGGAGGGGATTTGATCAACGTTGTTACCATCATTCCGTCCGGTTTCTGCCCGGCCCATTACGACCTGCGCCCGAGCGACGTGCGCGCGGTCGCCGACGCTTCCCTCCTCATCTACTCCGGGTTCGAACCGTGGATGGACACCTTGCGTTCCGCCCTCGGCAGCTCGGCCAAGGTCGTACAGCTCAAGGGGGATTGGAATACCCCGGACGGGGCGGCTGAAAAGGTCGACGCGATCGCGGCCGCGTTGAGCGAGCTCCTTCCCGATGCACAGGACGCACTCGCGGCGAACGCCGCGGCGTACAAGGCCCGCCTCGCGCAGATCGCCACGGAGCTAAAGAAGCGGGCAGACGAGCTCGGGACGGCCTCGATTCCGGTGATATGCATGCAGTGGCAGGTCCCATTTGTATCCTGGCTCGGATTTGACATCGTCGCCACCTATGGGGTTCCGGAAGGCCTGTCCATGCAGGACCTGGTCCGTCTCGCCCGGGTGGGGAAAGAGAACAGAGTGCGGCTTGTGATCGACAACCTGCAAAGCGGGATCGACTTCGGGGCGAAGCTCGCCCAGGAGGTCGGAGCAGTCCACGTCGTCCTGTCCAACTTTCCCGGGGCGATGCCGCACACCGCGACCGTCCTCGACCTGTTCGTCCGGAACGCCGACAGCCTGTTCTCGGCGATCGCTCCCATCCCAGGTGAATGA
- a CDS encoding formylmethanofuran dehydrogenase subunit E family protein, whose product METLTIDPKTVDLEELIEIGTRLHGHLGPFLVAGIRMGLLALKLLESPGYFGIKAVSETGNKTPLSCLTDGVQIGSGCTTGKGNLEVIPAGAARVRFETEDGRAVTIALRPEIRAEFESGDLHQESERAKGMPVEELFTWKIER is encoded by the coding sequence ATGGAGACGCTCACGATCGATCCGAAGACCGTCGACCTGGAGGAATTGATCGAAATAGGGACGAGGCTCCACGGCCACCTCGGTCCGTTCCTCGTCGCCGGGATCAGGATGGGGCTCCTCGCGCTCAAGCTCCTGGAAAGCCCGGGTTACTTCGGGATCAAGGCCGTATCCGAGACCGGGAACAAGACACCGCTTTCCTGCTTGACGGATGGGGTGCAGATCGGGTCAGGGTGTACGACTGGGAAGGGGAACCTGGAGGTGATCCCCGCCGGAGCGGCGCGGGTGCGATTCGAGACGGAGGACGGAAGAGCGGTGACGATCGCCCTTCGCCCCGAGATCCGCGCTGAATTCGAGTCCGGCGACCTCCATCAGGAGAGCGAGCGAGCCAAGGGGATGCCGGTTGAGGAGCTGTTCACTTGGAAGATAGAGCGGTAG
- a CDS encoding ATP-binding cassette domain-containing protein, translating to MEDRAVELIDVTAVYEGERIPALHGITLAVPSGRLIGIVGPNGAGKTTLLEVINGLLPVTAGEVRVLGEPVSPRSHRLRRRIAYLPQDLFFSPSTPFLVRDVVLMGRFGQIGPGRFPRRVDHHAVSTALAAVGMEKLAHRPIGRLSGGQQRKVLLARVIARAPELLLLDEPLTNLDPASKDELSGLVLGIHRELALTTLFVSHEPGPLLESADRIVTIEAGRLLDPVPA from the coding sequence TTGGAAGATAGAGCGGTAGAGCTGATCGATGTCACCGCGGTGTACGAGGGGGAGCGGATCCCGGCCCTGCACGGGATCACCCTTGCCGTCCCTTCCGGGAGACTCATCGGGATAGTAGGCCCGAACGGGGCGGGGAAGACGACCCTCCTCGAGGTGATAAACGGGCTCCTCCCTGTCACCGCCGGGGAGGTGCGCGTCCTCGGAGAGCCGGTCTCCCCCCGCAGCCATCGCCTCCGGCGGAGGATCGCTTACCTCCCACAGGATCTGTTCTTCTCTCCCTCCACCCCGTTTCTGGTCCGCGACGTGGTGCTGATGGGGCGGTTTGGACAGATTGGGCCGGGGCGGTTCCCCCGCCGTGTCGATCACCATGCCGTCTCCACCGCGCTGGCCGCGGTCGGGATGGAGAAGCTCGCCCATCGTCCGATCGGGCGGCTGTCCGGCGGGCAACAGCGCAAGGTACTGCTCGCCCGGGTCATCGCCCGTGCTCCTGAATTACTCCTCCTCGACGAGCCGCTCACCAACCTCGATCCCGCTTCCAAGGATGAGCTTTCCGGGCTCGTGCTCGGGATCCACCGCGAGCTTGCGCTCACCACCCTGTTCGTCAGCCATGAGCCTGGCCCGCTCCTCGAGTCCGCTGATCGGATCGTGACGATCGAGGCAGGGCGGCTCCTCGATCCTGTGCCGGCTTGA
- a CDS encoding metal ABC transporter permease: MFGIPLHIVLPTLIGSLIAGGICSVMGIFVVRMNLSSLGFAMSHAAFAGAALGIAVSGLDPLLMAILFAVAMAAVLGPLSELSRLNPDTIIGAIFPLMMALGLIFLSLAPSAGIGSGALSLLWGSVLGITMSDVIKLGILAVVLLFVLGVFWKEFLAVLLDRKLAAASGIPVRVYYYTILFLTALVVAFSLRITGGLLIYTLMILPASAAYQLLYDIKKVFLAAPLIGALSSLLGFILSLAADLPIGSSIAVAAAGIFLLAVVLSPKRRVAKGTQA, from the coding sequence ATGTTCGGGATACCGCTTCACATCGTCCTTCCCACCCTGATCGGGAGCCTCATCGCCGGCGGGATCTGCAGCGTCATGGGGATCTTCGTGGTGCGGATGAACCTGTCTTCGCTCGGGTTCGCCATGTCCCACGCCGCGTTTGCCGGTGCGGCGCTCGGGATCGCGGTTTCCGGGTTAGATCCCCTGTTGATGGCGATCCTGTTCGCGGTGGCGATGGCCGCGGTCCTCGGCCCCCTGTCCGAGCTGTCACGCCTCAACCCGGACACGATCATCGGGGCGATCTTCCCGTTGATGATGGCCCTCGGGCTGATCTTCCTCAGCCTCGCCCCGAGCGCCGGGATCGGAAGCGGAGCGTTGTCCCTCCTGTGGGGGAGCGTCCTCGGGATAACGATGTCCGACGTGATCAAGCTCGGGATCCTCGCGGTCGTCTTGCTCTTCGTTCTCGGGGTGTTCTGGAAGGAGTTCCTCGCCGTCCTCCTCGACCGTAAGCTCGCCGCCGCATCCGGGATCCCGGTGCGGGTCTACTACTACACGATCCTGTTTCTAACCGCGCTTGTGGTCGCGTTCTCGCTCAGGATCACCGGCGGACTCCTGATCTACACCTTGATGATCCTTCCCGCCTCTGCTGCCTACCAACTCCTATACGACATCAAGAAGGTGTTCCTCGCCGCGCCTCTGATCGGCGCCTTGTCATCCCTCCTCGGGTTTATCCTCTCCCTCGCTGCCGACCTTCCGATCGGCTCGTCAATCGCGGTCGCCGCCGCCGGGATCTTCCTCCTTGCGGTCGTCCTCTCCCCAAAACGGCGGGTAGCGAAGGGAACACAGGCATAG